The Puntigrus tetrazona isolate hp1 chromosome 4, ASM1883169v1, whole genome shotgun sequence genome includes a window with the following:
- the LOC122342986 gene encoding protein NLRC3-like, giving the protein MMASFKELLVDSLRELVEVELKEFHWRLRNAYHISKAEMEKADIFDTVDKMVLTFGPEEAVKIMVDILKKMKLNDLAEQLENEHKQAQAKSNMNISVAVGEPKNCFETHKTNMKKKVEYIFEGDKENKAQLKAVYTDLFITEGDMKDVKHEHEILKIDDAFKSKKTLNKTIKCNDIFTELSKNNEKKIVLTKGVAGIGKTVSVHKFILDWAEEKNNQDIHCVFLLQFREINVIKEKEVNLHEFLLKFYPELNDLEKSKLYKECKLAFIFDGLDESRLKFNFKSKTLETVEERASVDVLFTSLVKGTLLPSALVWVTSRPAAANQIPPQYVGLFTEVQGFTDQQKEEYFRKRFTDEGLSSRIISHIKTSRSLYIMCHIPVFCWITATVLQDILSENNEKNISTTLTEMYIHFLRIQMNIKSQKYDELEERECSEHLQLNKEMILKLAKLAFEQLKKDNMVFYEKDLQECGIYVSKDTEFTGMIAEIFRKEVGLYKRKVYFFVHLSVQEFLAALHVFICYLNKNKQQLQFFFEGSQSKVIKNLTFRFRKVKLHDLTKKATDKAMQSKRGHLDLFLRFLIGISLESSQNLLKGLITHTEDTTESIRKVNAHIKKLQKIDMSGEASVNLFYCLLELKDNTLYEEIQSYLSSDEHPGRDLSSSMCTVLTYILLMSEKVLDEFNPKKFTSSSFNYTRLIPAVRCCRKALFDGCGFDERCCETVSSALQSANSHLIELNLSNNHLQDSGVKLLSDGLKSPHCQLNILRFVI; this is encoded by the exons ATGATGGCGTCTTTTAAAGAGTTGCTTGTGGACTCCCTGAGGGAGCTGGTAGAAGTTGAACTGAAGGAGTTTCATTGGCGCTTAAGGAATGCATATCATATATCAAAGGCTGAAATGGAGAAGGCAGATATATTTGACACAGTAGATAAGATGGTGCTGACATTTGGACCAGAAGAAGCTGTGAAAATCATGGTAGACATCCTGAAAAAGATGAAGCTAAATGATCTGGCTGAACAGTTGGAGAATGAACACAAGCaag ctcAGGCTAAGAGCAATATGAATATATCTGTTGCTGTTGGAG AGCCgaaaaactgttttgaaactcacaaaacaaacatgaagaagaaagtagaatatatttttgagggtgacaaagaaaataaagcacaactcaaggctgtttacacagatctgttcatcacagaggGAGATATGAAAGATGTCAAACATGAGCATGAGATTCTGAAGATTGATGATGCTTTCAAgagcaaaaaaacactgaacaaaacaatcaaatgcaatgatatatttacCGAACTGAGTAAAAACAATGAGAAAAAGATTGTTCTCACCAAAggagtcgctggcattggaaaaactgtctctgtgcacaagtttatcctggactgggcagaagaaaaaaacaatcaagATATACACTGTGTGTTCCTGCTTCAATTTAGAGAGATCAATgtgattaaagaaaaagaagtcaATCTCCATGAGTTTCTGCTGAAATTTTATCCTGAACTGAATGACTTGGAGAAATCAAAGCTATATAAGGAATGTAAGctagcatttatatttgatggactTGATGAAAGTCGACTgaaatttaactttaaaagtaaaacattggAGACTGTTGAGGAAAGAGCATCTGTAGATGTGCTCTTTACAAGTCTGGTCAAAGGGACTCTGCTTCCATCAGCTCTTGTCTGGGTCACATcacgaccagcagcagccaatcagatccctccTCAGTATGTAGGTTTGTTTACAGAGGTGCAAGGATTCACTGACCAACAGAAGGAGGAGTACTTCAGAAAGAGATTCACAGATGAGGGCCTGTcctccagaatcatctcacacattaagACGTCTCGTAGTCTCTACATAATGTGCCACAttcctgtgttctgctggatcacagCCACAGTACTTCAGGATATTCTCTCTGAGAACAACGAAAAGAACATCAGCACAACactcactgaaatgtacattcacttcctgCGGATACAGATGAACATAAAGAGTCAGAAATATGATGAACTAGAAGAAAGAGAATGTTCAGAAcacttacaattaaataaagagaTGATTTTGAAGTTAGCCAAGTTGGCGTTTGAACAGTTGAAGAAGGATAACATGGTGTTCTATGAAAAAGATCTGCAAGAATGTGGAATTTATGTGAGTAAAGACACTGAGTTCACAGGAATGATCGCTGAGATCTTTAGGAAGGAAGTTGGACTTTATAAgagaaaggtttatttttttgtacatctaAGTGTTCAGGAGTTCCTCGCTGCATTGCATGTGTTTATCTGTTACCTGAACAAGAACAAGCAAcagcttcagtttttctttgagGGCTCACAAAGTAAAGTCAtaaaaaatcttacatttcGTTTTAGAAAGGTCAAATTGCATGACTTAACAAAGAAAGCCACTGATAAAGCAATGCAGAGTAAGAGAGGGCATCTGGACCTTTTCCTGCGGTTTCTGATAGGAATTTCTCTAGAATCCAGTCAAAACCTGCTCAAaggcctgatcacacacactgaagacaCCACAGAGAGCATCAGAAAAgtaaatgcacacataaaaaaattacaaaaaattgaCATGTCAGGCGAAGCTTcagtaaatttattttactgctTACTTGAGCTCAAAGATAATACGTTATATGAGGAGATCCAGAGTTACCTCAGTTCAGATGAACATCCAGGAAGAGATCTCTCATCTTCAATGTGCACAGTCCTGACCTACATACTGCTGATGTCAGAGAAGGTGCTGGATGAGTTTAACCCAAAGAAATTCACGTCATCATCTTTCAACTACACAAGACTCATTCCAGCtgtgagatgctgcagaaaAGCCCT atttgaTGGGTGTGGTTTTGATGAAAGATGTTGTGAAACTGTGTCTTCTGCTCTACAATCAGCAAACTCTCATCTGATAGAGCTGAACCTGAGCAACAatcacctgcaggattcaggagtgaagctgctttctgatggaTTAAAGAGTCCACACTGTCAACTGAACATACTGAGGTTTGTCATTTAG